One Elaeis guineensis isolate ETL-2024a chromosome 10, EG11, whole genome shotgun sequence genomic window carries:
- the LOC105052701 gene encoding uncharacterized protein isoform X4, with protein MATRVALATASSLPRSSLPSLAAKLAPHRGLTSGGDHHGPPKVNIWEDPLSPSKWKEEHFSWLVRARLWRIQAFYWKEGKEGRG; from the exons ATGGCGACTCGGGTGGCGCTCGCGACGGCTTCCTCCCTCCCTCGCTCCTCCCTACCCTCACTAGCGGCCAAGCTCGCTCCCCACCGGGGTCTCACTAGCGGCGGAG ATCATCATGGACCCCCAAAGGTTAACATTTGGGAGGACCCACTGAGTCCATCAAAATGGAAGGAAGAGCAT TTTAGCTGGCTGGTTCGTGCTAGGTTATGGAGGATACAAGCTTTTTActggaaagaaggaaaagaaggaagag GTTGA
- the LOC105052701 gene encoding uncharacterized protein isoform X2: MATRVALATASSLPRSSLPSLAAKLAPHRGLTSGGDHHGPPKVNIWEDPLSPSKWKEEHFVLASLAGWFVLGYGGYKLFTGKKEKKEEVDNYVRNGVSL; encoded by the exons ATGGCGACTCGGGTGGCGCTCGCGACGGCTTCCTCCCTCCCTCGCTCCTCCCTACCCTCACTAGCGGCCAAGCTCGCTCCCCACCGGGGTCTCACTAGCGGCGGAG ATCATCATGGACCCCCAAAGGTTAACATTTGGGAGGACCCACTGAGTCCATCAAAATGGAAGGAAGAGCAT TTTGTGCTTGCTAGTTTAGCTGGCTGGTTCGTGCTAGGTTATGGAGGATACAAGCTTTTTActggaaagaaggaaaagaaggaagag GTTGACAATTATGTGCGAAATGGTGTCTCATTATAA
- the LOC105052701 gene encoding uncharacterized protein isoform X3, translating to MATRVALATASSLPRSSLPSLAAKLAPHRGLTSGGDHHGPPKVNIWEDPLSPSKWKEEHFSWLVRARLWRIQAFYWKEGKEGRVSWRSG from the exons ATGGCGACTCGGGTGGCGCTCGCGACGGCTTCCTCCCTCCCTCGCTCCTCCCTACCCTCACTAGCGGCCAAGCTCGCTCCCCACCGGGGTCTCACTAGCGGCGGAG ATCATCATGGACCCCCAAAGGTTAACATTTGGGAGGACCCACTGAGTCCATCAAAATGGAAGGAAGAGCAT TTTAGCTGGCTGGTTCGTGCTAGGTTATGGAGGATACAAGCTTTTTActggaaagaaggaaaagaaggaagag TCAGTTGGAGAAGCGGCTAG
- the LOC105052701 gene encoding uncharacterized protein isoform X1 — translation MATRVALATASSLPRSSLPSLAAKLAPHRGLTSGGDHHGPPKVNIWEDPLSPSKWKEEHFVLASLAGWFVLGYGGYKLFTGKKEKKEESVGEAASCICATAFSLL, via the exons ATGGCGACTCGGGTGGCGCTCGCGACGGCTTCCTCCCTCCCTCGCTCCTCCCTACCCTCACTAGCGGCCAAGCTCGCTCCCCACCGGGGTCTCACTAGCGGCGGAG ATCATCATGGACCCCCAAAGGTTAACATTTGGGAGGACCCACTGAGTCCATCAAAATGGAAGGAAGAGCAT TTTGTGCTTGCTAGTTTAGCTGGCTGGTTCGTGCTAGGTTATGGAGGATACAAGCTTTTTActggaaagaaggaaaagaaggaagag TCAGTTGGAGAAGCGGCTAGTTGCATCTGCGCTACTGCTTTCTCTCTTCTGTGA
- the LOC105052702 gene encoding uncharacterized protein translates to MDSPLRPPPNSNPNPESGRNPSVVAIPGEIDPSSESLAVEPGRASLVEDEDYGSNPDGSDRKGDDLEISGEGFGAGAVNIEESGFESLEFGSPIDRKMGKVSLTVPSYATDSKEAGEVGPLPESLAVEPDHSLLLGVEVYGPNLAISHRKGAELELAGEEFGAGAVNAYGSASKSLELGSSIDQKMEKVSLTDPSYPINSKENGDGVLMAVDAVPLYPGVDGSAQTSKEDGNGEISLSTESKMVGEDDATDSDEDSSETESEELESDDDSLSEESSSSSSIEEDEDGDSHVREEDEKDREVAFIGSEGEEEDVKGVIKSKNELEELPPVPQIEVSLQPRHQLLPVGAIASMFGTRVIVEGSVNHNPLNEGSILWITDTRSPLGLVDEIFGPVKCPYYVVRYNSDKDVPPGISEGTAVSFVTEFAYKILNEKDLYKKGYDASGENDEEVTDEVEFSDDEKEAQYKRSLSQEKRGIDDKRQGNRQNALRKKKTKSKGAEPRKGLRPFLPHGQASLGADNFAYERGSCSLGAGNASVTAPPIAPSVPQAMNAAGCHTIFHQFSQQQPNAMCAPGMPPPQQPNAFWPYGMALPLPLQQQPNDIRSPGMLSQQQPNAVIAGFQMDGSPSQLLGNHVHQQQHQNQVSSSNMNAMPSQQQFFPLFGATASVPWPCRPSNVYAGRAPGMLSQQQPNVVIAGFQMDGSPSQQLGNHVPQLHQNQVSSSNMNAMPSQQQQFFPLFGATASFSWPFRPSNVYAGPVAPGLVAPVGVSQAPSGQGNISMQRSSVLRREQSNQQISPAIVQAGMSPGVQFNLGSPSDRGTKLYVRGKSGRSRRRG, encoded by the exons atggactccccgcTCCGCCCCCCTCCCAATTCCAATCCCAATCCGGAATCCGGGAGAAACCCTAGTGTCGTCGCCATCCCTGGAGAAATCGACCCCTCCTCTGAATCGCTCGCCGTCGAGCCCGGTCGCGCTTCACTCGTTGAGGATGAAGACTATGGATCCAACCCAGATGGCTCCGACCGAAAAGGTGACGACTTGGAGATCTCTGGAGAAGGATTCGGTGCCGGTGCCGTGAATATAGAAGAGTCAGGGTTTGAAAGTCTCGAATTCGGTTCTCCCATCGATCGGAAGATGGGAAAAGTTAGCTTGACGGTTCCTTCTTATGCTACTGATTCGAAGGAAGCCGGAGAAGTCGGCCCTTTACCTGAATCCCTCGCCGTCGAGCCCGATCATTCTCTATTGCTGGGAGTTGAAGTCTATGGACCCAACTTGGCTATCTCCCATCGAAAAGGTGCCGAATTAGAGCTCGCTGGAGAAGAATTCGGTGCCGGCGCCGTGAATGCATACGGATCGGCGTCTAAAAGCCTCGAATTGGGCTCTTCGATCGATCAGAAGATGGAAAAAGTTAGCTTGACGGATCCTTCCTATCCTATTAATTCGAAGGAGAATGGAGATGGAGTCCTTATGGCTGTTGATGCCGTTCCTTTGTATCCCGGCGTAGATGGAAGTGCCCAAACATCAAAGGAGGATGGAAACGGTGAGATTTCTTTGTCCACCGAGTCGAAAATGGTGGGTGAAGATGATGCCACTGATAGTGACGAGGATAGCAGTGAGACGGAATCAGAGGAGCTAGAGAGTGATGATGATTCATTGAGTgaagagtcttcttcttcgagcaGCATAGAGGaggatgaggatggtgatagccATGTTCGTGAGGAAGATGAAAAAGATCGAGAGGTGGCGTTTATTGGCAGCGAAGGTGAAGAAGAGGATGTGAAAGGAGTCATCAAGTCAAAAAATGAGCTCGAG GAGCTACCTCCTGTTCCTCAAATTGAAGTAAGCTTACAACCACGGCATCAGTTGTTGCCAGTGGGGGCGATCGCATCT ATGTTTGGCACAAGAGTTATTGTTGAGGGTTCGGTAAATCACAACCCTCTTAATGAGGGTTCTATTCTTTGGATAACAGATACTAGGTCCCCATTAGGACTCGTGGATGAAATATTTGGACCTGTAAAGTGCCCTTACTATGTTGTCAGATATAATTCCGATAAGGATGTCCCACCTGGAATCAGTGAAGGCACTGCTGTCTCGTTCGTAACAGAGTTTGCATATAAAATCCTCAATGAGAAGGACCTCTACAAGAAAGGTTATGATGCATCAGGTGAGAACGATGAGGAGGTCACTGATGAGGTGGAGTTCTCAGATGACGAGAAGGAAGCTCAGTACAAGAGATCTCTATCCCAGGAAAAGAGAGGGATTGATGATAAGAGACAGGGCAATCGACAGAAtgccttgagaaagaaaaagactaAATCCAAGGGTGCTGAGCCTCGAAAGGGCTTGCGGCCTTTCCTCCCTCATGGTCAGGCATCTCTAGGTGCAGATAATTTTGCTTATGAAAGAGGTTCATGTTCGTTGGGAGCTGGGAATGCAAGTGTAACTGCTCCTCCAATAGCACCATCTGTTCCACAGGCAATGAATGCAGCTGGTTGTCACACTATCTTTCACCAGTTCTCGCAGCAGCAACCGAATGCTATGTGTGCTCCTGGAATGCCACCACCGCAGCAGCCAAATGCTTTCTGGCCTTATGGAATGGCACTGCCACTGCCACTGCAACAGCAGCCAAATGATATTCGGTCTCCTGGAATGCTATCACAGCAGCAACCAAATGCTGTTATTGCAGGATTTCAGATGGATGGCTCACCAAGCCAGCTGTTGGGAAACCATGTCCATCAGCAGCAGCATCAAAATCAGGTTTCTAGTAGCAATATGAATGCGATGCCATCGCAGCAGCAGTTCTTTCCTTTATTTGGAGCCACTGCCAGCGTGCCATGGCCATGCAGGCCATCAAATGTCTATGCCGGCCGGGCTCCTGGAATGCTATCACAGCAGCAACCAAATGTTGTTATTGCAGGATTTCAGATGGATGGCTCACCAAGCCAGCAGTTGGGAAACCATGTCCCTCAGCTGCATCAAAATCAGGTTTCTAGTAGTAATATGAATGCGATGCCATCGCAGCAGCAGCAGTTCTTTCCTTTATTTGGAGCCACCGCCAGCTTTTCATGGCCATTCAGGCCATCAAATGTCTATGCCGGTCCGGTGGCACCTGGGCTGGTGGCACCGGTTGGCGTCAGTCAAGCACCATCTGGGCAAGGCAATATATCTATGCAAAGAAGTTCGGTGCTACGTAGAGAGCAGAGTAACCAACAAATTTCACCAGCCATTGTTCAAGCTGGGATGTCGCCTGGAGTTCAATTCAATCTAGGGAGTCCATCCGATCGTGGAACAAAGCTTTATGTGCGTGGAAAAAGTGGCAGAAGTAGGCGAAGAGGGTag